The Engystomops pustulosus chromosome 1, aEngPut4.maternal, whole genome shotgun sequence genome has a window encoding:
- the EEF2 gene encoding elongation factor 2 yields MVNFTVDQIRAIMDKKANIRNMSVIAHVDHGKSTLTDSLVCKAGIIASARAGETRFTDTRKDEQERCITIKSTAISLFYELSENDLAFIKQSKDGSGFLINLIDSPGHVDFSSEVTAALRVTDGALVVVDCVSGVCVQTETVLRQAIAERIRPVLMMNKMDRALLELQLEPEELYQTFQRIVENVNVIISTYGEGETGPMGNIMIDPVLGTVGFGSGLHGWAFTLKQFAEMYVAKFASKGDSQLSPADRAKKVEDMMKKLWGDRYFDPSNGKFSKSATNADGKKLPRTFSQLILDPIFKVFDAIMNFKKEETAKLVEKLDIKLDSEDKDKEGKPLLKAVMRRWLPAGDALLQMITIHLPSPVTAQKYRCELLYEGPGDDEAAMGIKNCDPKGPLMMYISKMVPTTDKGRFYAFGRVFSGIVSTGLKVRIMGPNFTPGKKEDLYLKPIQRTILMMGRYVEPIEDVPCGNIVGLVGVDQYLVKTGTITTFEHAHNMRVMKFSVSPVVRVAVEAKNPADLPKLVEGLKRLAKSDPMVQCIIEESGEHIIAGAGELHLEICLKDLEEDHACIPIKKSDPVVSYRETVSEESNQLCLSKSPNKHNRLYMKARPFPDGLAEDIDKGDVSARQELKTRARYLAEKYEWDVTEARKIWCFGPDGTGPNILTDVTKGVQYLNEIKDSVVAGFQWATKEGVLCEENMRAVRFDVHDVTLHADAIHRGGGQIIPTARRCLYACALTAQPRLMEPIYLVEIQCPEQVVGGIYGVLNRKRGHVFEESQVAGTPMFIVKAYLPVNESFGFTADLRSNTGGQAFPQCVFDHWQILPGDPFDNTTRPSQVVVETRKRKGLKEGVPALDNFLDKL; encoded by the exons ATG GTGAACTTCACGGTGGACCAGATTCGTGCCATCATGGACAAAAAGGCAAATATCCGCAACATGTCTGTCATAGCCCATGTGGATCATGGAAAGTCCACTTTGACGGACTCGCTTGTGTGCAAGGCTGGCATTATTGCCTCTGCTCGTGCTGGTGAGACTCGCTTTACAGACACTCGTAAGGATGAGCAGGAGCGGTGCATTACCATTAAATCTAC tgcCATCTCCCTCTTCTACGAGCTTTCTGAAAATGACTTGGCCTTTATCAAGCAAAGCAAAGATGGATCTGGCTTTCTCATTAACCTGATTGACTCACCTGGCCACGTTGACTTTTCCTCTGAAGTCACTGCTGCTCTTCGTGTCACTGATGGAGCCTTGGTTGTTGTGGATTGTGTCTCAG GGGTGTGTGTGCAAACGGAGACTGTGCTTCGTCAGGCCATTGCTGAGCGTATCCGCCCTGTTTTGATGATGAACAAGATGGACCGTGCTCTTTTGGAACTCCAGCTTGAACCAGAAGAGCTGTACCAAACATTCCAGCGTATTGTTGAAAATGTTAACGTAATTATCTCCACCTATGGTGAGGGAGAGACTGGCCCAATGGGTAACATCATG ATTGACCCTGTCCTTGGTACTGTTGGCTTTGGCTCTGGGTTGCATGGTTGGGCTTTTACCCTCAAACAGTTTGCTGAGATGTATGTGGCAAAGTTTGCATCAAAGGGAGACAGTCAGTTGTCACCAGCAGATCGGGCAAAGAAAGTGGAAGACATGATGAAAAAGCTGTGGGGTGATAG ATATTTTGATCCGTCTAATGGCAAGTTCAGCAAGTCTGCCACCAATGCTGATGGCAAAAAGCTGCCAAGAACATTCAGTCAGCTAATCCTGGACCCAATTTTCAAG GTTTTTGATGCCATCATGAACTTCAAGAAAGAAGAAACTGCAAAGCTGGTTGAAAAATTGGATATTAAGCTTGACAGTGAAGACAAGGATAAGGAAGGCAAACCTTTGCTTAAG GCTGTAATGAGGCGCTGGCTTCCTGCTGGTGATGCTCTTCTTCAAATGATTACCATCCATCTGCCTTCACCTGTGACTGCTCAGAAGTACCGTTGTGAACTTCTGTATGAGGGACCTGGTGATGATGAAGCTGCCATGG GCATTAAGAACTGTGACCCAAAAGGACCATTGATGATGTACATATCCAAGATGGTGCCCACAACTGACAAGGGTAGATTCTATGCCTTTGGCCGAGTGTTCTCTGGTATTGTGTCTACTGGCCTCAAAGTTAGAATTATGGGACCAAATTTTACCCCTGGCAAGAAAGAGGATCTTTATCTGAAGCCCATTCAGAG AACTATTTTGATGATGGGACGTTATGTGGAGCCAATTGAAGATGTACCTTGTGGCAACATTGTTGGTCTAGTTGGCGTGGACCAGTACTTGGTGAAGACTGGAACAATCACTACTTTTGAACATGCACACAATATGCGTGTTATGAAGTTCAGTGTGAGCCCTGTTGTCCGTGTTGCTGTTGAGGCAAAGAACCCTGCTGACCTGCCAAAACTTGTAGAAGGCTTGAAGCGTCTGGCTAAATCTGACCCTATGGTGCAG TGCATTATTGAGGAGTCTGGAGAACACATCATTGCTGGAGCTGGTGAACTGCACTTGGAAATCTGTCTAAAGGATCTTGAAGAAGACCATGCTTGCATTCCAATCAAG AAATCTGATCCAGTTGTGTCCTACCGTGAGACAGTGAGTGAAGAATCCAATCAACTGTGCTTGTCAAAGTCTCCCAACAAACACAACCGTCTGTACATGAAGGCTCGTCCTTTCCCAGATGGTTTGGCTGAGGATATTGACAAGGGAGATGTGTCTGCACGTCAAGAACTTAAGACAAGAGCACGTTATCTGGCTGAAAAATATGAGTGGGATGTCACTGAAGCAAGAAAGATTTGGTGCTTTGGACCTGATGGAACTGGGCCAAACATCCTCACTGACGTAACTAAAGGAGTGCAGTACTTGAATGAAATAAAGGACAGTGTAGTGGCTGGCTTCCAGTGGGCTACAAAGGAG GGTGTTCTTTGTGAAGAGAACATGAGGGCTGTTCGATTCGATGTACATGATGTGACCCTTCATGCTGATGCAATTCACAGAGGTGGTGGACAGATCATCCCAACTGCTCGTCGCTGTCTATATGCTTGTGCACTAACAGCACAACCCCGCTTGATGGAACCAATTTATCTTGTAGAAATACAG TGCCCTGAACAAGTGGTTGGAGGAATCTATGGTGTCTTGAACAGGAAACGTGGACATGTGTTTGAAGAATCCCAAGTCGCTGGAACACCAATGTTTATTGTTAAAGCTTATTTGCCTGTCAATGAATCATTTG gcttCACTGCTGATCTACGATCCAATACTGGTGGCCAAGCCTTCCCACAGTGTGTGTTTGACCATTGGCAGATTCTTCCTGGTGATCCTTTTGACAACACCACAAGGCCAAGCCAGGTTGTTGTGGAGACCCGTAAACGCAAGGGTCTTAAAGAGGGTGTTCCAGCCTTGGATAACTTCTTGGACAAGCTGTGA